CCGAGGTCTGCGGCCACTACATCCCGAAGGGCACACTGCTCGGCATCCACCCGTGGGCGACGATGCTGCGCAAGGAATGGTGGCCCAACCCCACCCACTTCGACCCCGAACGCTTCTCGCCGGAGCGCCGCGAAGACAAGGTCCACCGCTTCGCATGGGCGCCCTTCGGCGGCGGTGCCCACAAGTGCATCGGCCTGTATTTCGGTGGCATGGAGGTGAAGTCGATCCTGCACCAGATGCTGCAGCGCTTTGAATGGGACGTCCCGGCCGGTTACCGCCCGGAACTCACCTACGGCACCGGTCCGACCCCCGCCGACGGCCTCCCGATCAACCTGCGGCACCGCAAGATCTGACGGTTCCTCACACCCGAGGAGCGAGCCGCTCCACCGCTCCCCGGGGGTGCGAGTAGCGCAGGCACCATCCCACCGCTCTCCGGGGTGCGAGCAGCGCGAGCACCGGCCCACCGCTCTCCGGGGTGCGAGTAGCGCAAGCACCGGTCCACCGCTCTCCGGGGTGCGAGTAGCGCGAGCACCGGCCCACCGCTCTCCGGGGGTGCGAGCAGCGCTAGCACCAGCCCACCGGTCTCCGGGGTGCGAGTAGCGCAAGCACCAACCCACCGCTCCCTGAGGTGCGAGGAGCGATAGCCGCCGGGCCGAGCAAGCGACTAAGGAGCGCGTCGAGGTCGACGAGCCACGAAGGGTCCCAGTCGATCTCACGGCTGGGGCCTTCGTGGTTCGCTGCTCGTGCAACTCAAGGTCAGGAGTAGACAGGCGCAAAAAAATTCTCGTCCCCCTGAGCACGATCGAAGGGAAATATGCCCTTCGATCACGCTGAGAGGGACGGGTTTTGGCACGCCAGTGGTCCAACTGTGCGCAACCTCAGACCCCAACGGGTGAAGAGCGACGGCGACGACCTCAGCAGAGCCCCTCCCCGCTGATTGAGCCGGCACCGAGCGGAGCCGCCGGGCCGAGCAAGCGACGAAGGAGCGCGTCGAGGTCGAGGAGCCTCCGCCCCCCGCTGATTGAGCCGGCACCGAGCGGAGCGAGAAGTCCACCCCCGCTGATTGAGCCGGCACCGAGCGGAGCGAGGAGCCGTGTCGAAATCACCTGGTGACCCGATGTCACCAAGTGATTCCGCACCACAACCCCCTACGACGCCCCGACAATGCTGATCTCGAAGACGAGGGTGTCGCCGACCTCGATGTTCGCCTGCGGATTACCCTGCGCGTAACCGTCGGCCGATGTCATGGCGACGCCCACCTTCGACCCGACCTTCTGTCCCGCGATGGCCTTGCTGAACCCGGGGATCACGCCGTCGAGCGGGAACGTCACGGGGGAGCCGTTTGCGTAGGCGCTGTCGAAGGTCTCGCCGGTGCGGCCGTTCACACCGACGTAGCAGACCGACACCGACGCGGTGTCCGGCACGACGGCGCCGTCACCCTCGACGAGCGTCTTGACCTGGGTCTCGTCGACGCTGAACGGGTTCTCGACGGTGATGTTCGGGGCCTCGG
The genomic region above belongs to Gordonia hongkongensis and contains:
- a CDS encoding FKBP-type peptidyl-prolyl cis-trans isomerase; amino-acid sequence: MNIKNVTLALGTALVLAVAGCSSDSDSGSGTTEPTATAATGGAETPAAGAESCPTAPANADATPQWTEQGATGGLQMVASTATEAPNITVENPFSVDETQVKTLVEGDGAVVPDTASVSVCYVGVNGRTGETFDSAYANGSPVTFPLDGVIPGFSKAIAGQKVGSKVGVAMTSADGYAQGNPQANIEVGDTLVFEISIVGAS